GAGGCGCCCACCGCCCCGGCGGCCCCCGCGCCCGCCGGTGAGGAAAAGGCCGTGACCCCGGCGCCGGCGGCCCCGGAGCCGGCCGCGCCCAAGGCCGTTCCGCCGCGTCCGAGCGAGCGGAAGAGCGGCGTCCAGGTGGTCAAGCGCGCCGAGCAGGAGGCCGCCGCCGCCCGCGCGGCCGAGGAAAAGGCCGCGAAGCCCGAGCCGGAGCCCGAGCCGCAGCCGGAGGAGAAGCCGCGGGTCATCCGCTATGCGCCCGGCATGGAGCCCGGCGCCCCCGCGCGCGACGAGCTGCTCCGCAACCGCGGCGCGCGCAGTCCCGGTCGTGACTTCAGCAGCGCCGGTGCCGGGGGCGCGCCGGGCGCGCGTCGTCCCGGCGGCGCGGTCCGGCCCTCGCCGCCGCGTGGCGCCGCGGGCGGGCCGCCGCCTCCCGCGGGCGATGCGACGGCCGCGCGCGGCCGCAAGCGCCGCAAGAAGAAGAGCGACCGCGACGAGCAGGAGATCCGCAAGAGCGTCCGCCAGGCCATGGCCACCATCGAAGGCCGCGGCGGGCGCAAGCAGCGGCGCCGGGGGACCGGCGGCGCGCCGATCCTCACCGCCGAGGAGCGGACGGCCGTGCAGGAGACCCGGCTGCGCATCCTGCCCCTGTCGACGCTCTCCGAGCTGGCCAACGCCATGAAGGTGCCCCAGAACGAGGTGATCGCCACCTGCCTCAAGAACGGGCTGATGGTGACCATCAACCAGCGTCTGGAGCGCGAGGACATCGAGCTCATCGCCAGCGAGTACGAGTTCGACGTCGAGTTCATCAGCGAGTTCAGCGAGATCGGCGAGCCGGAGCCGGTGGAGTTCGCGCCCGAGGACCTGGCGCCCCGCGCCCCGGTCGTCACGGTGATGGGTCACGTCGACCACGGCAAGACCAAGCTCCTGGACTACATCCGCCAGGCCAAGGTGGCCGAGGGCGAGGCGGGCGCCATCACGCAGCACATCGGCGCCTACTCGGTGGAGCTGCCGAACGGCAGGATCACCTTCCTGGACACGCCGGGCCACGCGGCCTTCACGGCCATGCGCGCGCGCGGCACGTCGGTGACGGACCTCGTCATCCTGGTGGTGGCCGCCGACGACGGCGTCATGCCGCAGACGGTGGAGGCCATCGACCACGCGAAGGCGGGCAAGGTGCCGCTCATCGTGGCCATCAACAAGATCGACCTGCCGGCGGCCAACCCCGACCGGGTCAAGCAGGAGCTGCTGCAGCACGGCGTCACCGTGGAGGACTTCGGCGGCGACACCGTGACCGTGCCCATCTCGGCCAAGTTCGGCGACGGCGTGGAGAACCTGCTCGAGATGGTGCTCACGCAGGCCGAGCTGCTGGAGCTCAAGGGCGCCCCCGAGGCGCCGGTGAAGGGCATCGTGATCGAGGCGCGCAAGGACCCGGGCCGCGGCGTCGTGTTCACGGTCCTCGTGCAGCAGGGAACGCTGCGAGTGGGGACGCCCTTCGACGTGGGCCTCCACTACGGCACCGTGCGCGCCATGATCAACGAGTGGGGCGACCGCATCGACGAGGCCGGGCCCGCGACTCCGGTGGAGATCCTGGGCGCGAGCGACGTGCCCGAGGCGGGCGACGTCTTCGCCGAGGCCGAATCGGAGGTCAAGGCCCGCGAGGTCTCCGTCAAGCGCCAGCAGCTCCGCCGCGAGCAGGAGCTGCGCTACCAGCGCCGCATGACCCTGGACGACCTCTACAGCCAGATCAGCCAGGGCGAGGTGCAGGAGCTGAACCTGGTGCTCAAGGGCGACGTCGCCGGCTCCGTGGAGGCCATGGCCGACAACTTCCAGAAGCTGTCCACCGACGAGGTGAAGGTCAACATCATCCACAAGTCGGTGGGTACGGTGACCGAGAGCGACGTGCTGCTGGCCGCGGCCTCGAGCGCCATCATCATCGGCTTCCACGTGCGGCCGCAGGTCTCGGTGCGCGAGCTGGCCAAGCGCGAGCAGGTGGAGATCCGCACCTACGACATCATCTACGAGGCGGTGGACGAGATCAAGCAGGCCATGGGCGGCCTGCTGCGTCCGGAGATCAAGGAGACCGTCACCGGCACGGCGGCCGTGCGCATGGTCTTCCGCGTGCCGCGCATCGGCGCGGTGGCCGGCTGCTACGTGACCGACGGCGTCATCGAGCGCAGCTCGACGATCCGCGTCCTGCGCGACGGCGTGGTGATCGGCAATCGGCGCATCTCGAGCCTGAAGCGCTTCAAGGACGACGTGGGCAAGGTGGAGTCCGGCTACGAGTGCGGCATCGGCCTGGTGGACTTCCAGGACGTCAAGGAGGGCGACACCTTCGAGGCGTTCACCACCGAGGAGATCGCCCGCACCCTGTAGCGAGCCCGACGGGAGAGGCCGGACGTGCGCGTGCTGGTGCTCACGCTGGAGCTGGGCATCCCCGGTTGCCGGAGTCTCAAGGCCCGGCGCGCCGTGCTCGAGCGCCTCAAGGCGCGCCTGCGCCGGGATCTCAATCTCTCCGTGAGCGAGGTGGAGCCGACCGGCATCCACGACCGCGCGCGACTGGGCGTGGCGGCGGTGGTGGCGAGCCGGGCCCAGGGCGACGCCCAGCTGGAGAAGGTGCTGGCCATCCTCGAGCGGGAGCCCCGCGTCGTGCTGCTCGAGGAGGAGAAGGAGTACTGGTGAGCGATCACAGCAAGGGCCGGCTCGAAAACCACATCCTCGAGGTGCTCACCGATCTCTTCGCCCGGGAGCTGCGCGACCCGCGGGTGGAGGACGTGGTGATCACGGCCGTCGAGCTCAACGACGACTACAGCGTGGCCAAGGTCTTCGTCATGGGCGGCGGCGAGACCGCCCTGCGCGGCCTGCGCAAGGCGGGCGGGTTCCTCCGCGGCGCCGTGGGGCGCACCCTCAAGATGCGCACCGCGCCCGAGCTGCGCTTCCGCGCCGACGAGAGCCTCGAACGCTACAATCGCGTGGAGGAGCTGCTGGACGAGGCCCCGCCCGTGGACGCGGCCGACGCGACGCCCTCGCCCTCCCCGCCAGCGGCGCCCGGGACCGAGGAGGAGGCGTGAGCCGTCTGGTTCTCGTGGACAAGCCCGAAGGGCCCACCAGCCACGACGTCGTGAGCACGCTGCGCCGCACCCTCGGCATCAAGAAGGCCGGGCACTGCGGCACGCTCGACCCCATGGCCAGCGGGCTGCTGCTGATCCTCACCGGCTGGGCCACGCGGCTGGCCGAGGTGTTCGGGGACCACGTGAAGGTCTACCAGGGGACGGTGCGTTTCGGCAGCGCGACCGACACCGACGACCGGCAGGGCAAGGTCGTCGCCAGCGCCGCGGACTTCGCGCTCGCGCCCGCCGCCCTCGACGACGCCCTGGCCACGCTCGCCGCGCGGCGCGAGCAGCGTCCGCCGGTCTACTCGGCCATCAAGCGCGAGGGCGTGCCCCTCTACAAGCTCGCCCGCGCCGGCAAGCTGGAGGCGGACGACGCGCCGCCGCCGCGCCCGGTCACGATCCACCGCCTCGAGCGACTGGACTGGGACGGCCGCGACCTCGTCGTCGAGGTGGAGTGCAGCGCCGGTACCTACGTGCGCGCGCTGGCCCGCGACCTCGGCGAGCTGGTCGGCGTGCCGGCCCACCTGCGCGCGCTGCGCCGCCTGCGCTCGGGTCCCTTCAGCGTGGAGCACGCCGTCGGCGCCGACCGCCTGCTCTGGGAGGACAGCACCGACCCGCTGGGCCTGCCGCTCGAGGTCGCCCTCGCCGACCTGCCCGCCGCCGTCACCCGCGGCGACTACGCCGAGCGCCTGCGCTTCGGCGCCCAGCCGGGCGTGGAGGACCTCGACTGGGACTTCGCCACCGCGGCGGAGGGCGCCTGGGTGCGCGTCCTCTCGCCGGAGGACGCGCTGCTCGCCCTCGCCCGCGTCGAGCGTCCCGCCAGCGCGGACGCGCCGCCCCGCCTGCGCCTGCGGCGGCGACTGGTGGACTAGCGGTGCGGGTCTATCGGCGTCTCGAGGACCTGCCCCGCGACCGGCGTCGCGCCGTCACGGTCGGCGTCTTCGACGGCGTGCACCGCGGCCACCGCCGCATCCTCGCCGCGCTGCTCGGGGCCGCGCGGCGGCGGCGCCTCGACGCCAGCTGCGCCATCACCTTCTGGCCGCACCCCATGGCCGTGCTGAGGCCCGAGCGTGCGCCCGGGCTGCTGCTGACGCTCGAGGAACGCATCGCGGCGCTCGCCGACACCGGACTCGACGAACTGCTGATCCTGCCCTTCGACCGCGAGGTCGCGGCCACCGACTACGCCGACTTCGCGCGCGACGCGCTCGTCGGCGCCGCGGGGATGGTGCAGCTGGTGGCGGGCTACGATTTCCATCTCGGCCGCGGCCGCGCCGGTTCGGCCGAGGCCATGGCCGCGCTGGGGGAGTCGCTGGGCTATCGGGTCGACGTGGTGACGCCCTGCTATGCCGACGGGCGCATCGTCAGCAGCAGCCGCATCCGCGAGGACCTGGCCGCGGGCGATCTGGGCGCGGTGGCCCACGCGCTTCGACGTCCCTT
Above is a genomic segment from Candidatus Latescibacterota bacterium containing:
- the infB gene encoding translation initiation factor IF-2, producing the protein MAKRIYQVAKSLGVKGVELVHYLRDQGFDVASHMSQVSAEMQESIDKRFAPAGDSSEKPAAKKAVKKVAKKATKKATVKKATKKAAATADASTEAAPVPAAPEAPTAPAAPAPAGEEKAVTPAPAAPEPAAPKAVPPRPSERKSGVQVVKRAEQEAAAARAAEEKAAKPEPEPEPQPEEKPRVIRYAPGMEPGAPARDELLRNRGARSPGRDFSSAGAGGAPGARRPGGAVRPSPPRGAAGGPPPPAGDATAARGRKRRKKKSDRDEQEIRKSVRQAMATIEGRGGRKQRRRGTGGAPILTAEERTAVQETRLRILPLSTLSELANAMKVPQNEVIATCLKNGLMVTINQRLEREDIELIASEYEFDVEFISEFSEIGEPEPVEFAPEDLAPRAPVVTVMGHVDHGKTKLLDYIRQAKVAEGEAGAITQHIGAYSVELPNGRITFLDTPGHAAFTAMRARGTSVTDLVILVVAADDGVMPQTVEAIDHAKAGKVPLIVAINKIDLPAANPDRVKQELLQHGVTVEDFGGDTVTVPISAKFGDGVENLLEMVLTQAELLELKGAPEAPVKGIVIEARKDPGRGVVFTVLVQQGTLRVGTPFDVGLHYGTVRAMINEWGDRIDEAGPATPVEILGASDVPEAGDVFAEAESEVKAREVSVKRQQLRREQELRYQRRMTLDDLYSQISQGEVQELNLVLKGDVAGSVEAMADNFQKLSTDEVKVNIIHKSVGTVTESDVLLAAASSAIIIGFHVRPQVSVRELAKREQVEIRTYDIIYEAVDEIKQAMGGLLRPEIKETVTGTAAVRMVFRVPRIGAVAGCYVTDGVIERSSTIRVLRDGVVIGNRRISSLKRFKDDVGKVESGYECGIGLVDFQDVKEGDTFEAFTTEEIARTL
- a CDS encoding DUF503 domain-containing protein, with product MRVLVLTLELGIPGCRSLKARRAVLERLKARLRRDLNLSVSEVEPTGIHDRARLGVAAVVASRAQGDAQLEKVLAILEREPRVVLLEEEKEYW
- the rbfA gene encoding 30S ribosome-binding factor RbfA: MSDHSKGRLENHILEVLTDLFARELRDPRVEDVVITAVELNDDYSVAKVFVMGGGETALRGLRKAGGFLRGAVGRTLKMRTAPELRFRADESLERYNRVEELLDEAPPVDAADATPSPSPPAAPGTEEEA
- the truB gene encoding tRNA pseudouridine(55) synthase TruB, yielding MSRLVLVDKPEGPTSHDVVSTLRRTLGIKKAGHCGTLDPMASGLLLILTGWATRLAEVFGDHVKVYQGTVRFGSATDTDDRQGKVVASAADFALAPAALDDALATLAARREQRPPVYSAIKREGVPLYKLARAGKLEADDAPPPRPVTIHRLERLDWDGRDLVVEVECSAGTYVRALARDLGELVGVPAHLRALRRLRSGPFSVEHAVGADRLLWEDSTDPLGLPLEVALADLPAAVTRGDYAERLRFGAQPGVEDLDWDFATAAEGAWVRVLSPEDALLALARVERPASADAPPRLRLRRRLVD
- the ribF gene encoding riboflavin biosynthesis protein RibF — translated: MRVYRRLEDLPRDRRRAVTVGVFDGVHRGHRRILAALLGAARRRRLDASCAITFWPHPMAVLRPERAPGLLLTLEERIAALADTGLDELLILPFDREVAATDYADFARDALVGAAGMVQLVAGYDFHLGRGRAGSAEAMAALGESLGYRVDVVTPCYADGRIVSSSRIREDLAAGDLGAVAHALRRPFPLTGVVERGAGRGRALGFPTANLAPPPPEKLLPPRGVYLVRARWEGGAADGLLNLGEAPTVRGTFLPEVHLLDGDWDLCGRTLHVEVLERLRDEQRFAGLEALTAAIAADVAEARRRLALAGSRGGGSRPRPLE